In Tursiops truncatus isolate mTurTru1 chromosome 19, mTurTru1.mat.Y, whole genome shotgun sequence, a genomic segment contains:
- the FFAR2 gene encoding free fatty acid receptor 2 translates to MPSLKSSLILTAYIIIFLTGLPANLLALRAFVGRVRQPHPAPIHILLLSLTLADLLLLLLLPFRMVEAASDFVWYLPELVCAVTGFGFYSSIYCSVWLLAAISIERYLGVAFPVRYKLSRRPLYGVIAALISWILSFGHCTIVIITQYLNSGQRLTNQSSITCYENFTAEQLEVVIPVRLELFLVLFLIPMAVTIFCYWRFVWVMLTQPHVGAQRRRRAVGLAVVTLLNFLVCFGPYNISHLVGFHTNVSPPWRAEAVVLSSLNASLDPLLFYFSSSAVRRAFGKGLQALRLRGSSLLGRRGKETAEVANVDRGVSQTEGAPSSDYTTD, encoded by the coding sequence ATGCCCAGCTTGAAAAGCTCCTTGATCCTCACAGCCTACATCATCATCttcctcactggtctccctgccaACCTCCTGGCACTGCGGGCCTTTGTGGGGCGCGTCCGCCAGCCGCACCCCGCGCCCATCCACATCCTTCTGCTCAGCCTGACGCTGGCGGAcctcctgctgcttctgctgctgcctTTCAGGATGGTAGAGGCCGCGTCTGACTTCGTCTGGTACCTGCCTGAGCTAGTCTGTGCTGTCACGGGTTTTGGCTTCTACAGTAGCATCTACTGCAGCGTGTGGCTCCTGGCGGCCATCAGCATCGAGCGCTACCTGGGAGTGGCTTTCCCCGTGCGGTACAAGCTGTCCCGCCGGCCTCTGTATGGAGTGATTGCTGCTCTGATCTCCTGGATCCTGTCCTTTGGTCATTGCACCATAGTGATCATCACTCAGTACCTCAACTCAGGCCAGAGGCTCACGAACCAGAGTAGCATAACGTGCTACGAGAACTTCACGGCAGAGCAGCTGGAGGTGGTGATTCCCGTGCGGCTGGAGCTGTTCCTCGTCCTCTTCCTCATCCCCATGGCGGTCACCATCTTCTGCTACTGGCGCTTTGTGTGGGTCATGCTCACCCAGCCCCACGTGGGGGCCCAGAGGCGGCGCCGAGCCGTGGGGCTGGCTGTGGTGACCCTCCTTAATTTCCTGGTGTGCTTTGGGCCATATAACATATCCCACCTGGTGGGGTTCCACACGAATGTGAGCCCCCCGTGGCGGGCAGAAGCCGTGGTACTGAGTTCCCTCAATGCCAGTCTGGACCCcttgcttttctatttctcttcttcagcCGTGCGCAGAGCCTTTGGGAAAGGGTTGCAGGCACTGCGGCTTCGGGGCTCCTCCCTGCTGGGACGCAGAGGCAAAGAGACAGCAGAAGTGGCGAATGTGGACAGGGGTGTGAGTCAAACAGAGGGAGCGCCGAGTTCTGACTACACCACAGACTAA